One window from the genome of Diospyros lotus cultivar Yz01 chromosome 11, ASM1463336v1, whole genome shotgun sequence encodes:
- the LOC127813080 gene encoding glutamate receptor 2.7-like, producing the protein MVSKMRAMRFTLVFPLFFLLVCLPPSDRCWFSAAAESAAVPVNVGVVLDMDDAVGEMGLSCISMALSDFYSSHSHYKTRLQLNIRDSKDSVVGAAAASLDLLKNVQVQAIIGPVTSMQSTFVINLGNEAHVPIISFSATSPSLSSIPGDYFIRATLDDTAQLGAVVDLIRAFQWSQVVIISMDNEYGKGVILAMTNALEEKTIHVLLQSRIHPLARDQQIVSELKRLKEMKNRVFIVHMFPDLASRLFVKAEEIGMMSEGYVWIITDGIANSLNLIDQRVINSMQGVLGVRPHVPSIKRLEDFISRWKQNYRGEKFVDSDINIFGFWAYDAATALAMAVEKVGPVDLAFQKPDLSLNSTDLETIGISQRGKDLCEALSSVRFRGLSGDFHLVNGQLSNQSSAFEYVNVIGTGQRERTIGFWTQESGITRKLEGNHSTSKANFRAIIWPGDTVEDPQDLVPINHGNAHALRIAVPVKDGVSDFVMVAKDPNTNRITRSGFSIMVFEAAMAELPHKVSFNYVDVPFKTDGKSVGGMDALLHGVVNGNYDAAVADITITVNRSLYVEFTLPYTESGIKMIVPFKDKKYKNAWVFLKPLTWDLWVASVCFFVFIGFVIWILEHQINEDFNGPSLRQVGTSFWFSFSAMTIAHKEKLVSNLARFVVMVWCLVVVILIQSYTASLTSMLTVQQLEPTVSNYRDLILHNKTVGYPKGSFVKERLKQMSFSDSQLLMYKSMEDLFTAFQNRSIDAAFDEIPYLNPFVERHCSKYTMVGSTFKTAGGFGFAFPKGSRLASDVSTAIMKLMEEGKMMKIESAAWPKLKDCPDSMVSSSSLTFGSFWGLFTIVGVASSFALLIFVAMLMYEHRGRLLKLGNGSFVEEGERAR; encoded by the exons ATGGTTTCAAAGATGAGGGCAATGCGTTTCACTCTTGTTTTCCCTCTATTTTTCTTGCTTGTGTGTCTCCCTCCGAGTGACCGGTGCTGGTTCTCGGCGGCGGCGGAGAGCGCGGCAGTTCCGGTGAACGTCGGAGTGGTTCTTGATATGGATGATGCGGTGGGCGAGATGGGTTTGAGCTGCATCTCCATGGCTCTCTCTGATTTCTATTCCTCTCATAGCCATTACAAAACCAGGCTGCAACTCAACATCAGAGATTCCAAGGATAGCGTCGTTGGCGCAGCTGCAGCAA GCCTGGACCTTCTGAAAAATGTACAAGTTCAAGCCATCATTGGGCCAGTGACATCCATGCAATCAACCTTCGTAATAAATCTAGGAAACGAAGCTCATGTCCCCATTATTTCATTCTCTGCAACAAGCCCTTCCCTTTCTTCCATTCCTGGTGACTACTTTATCCGAGCCACTCTAGATGACACTGCACAATTAGGAGCCGTAGTCGATCTGATCCGGGCCTTTCAATGGAGCCAAGTTGTGATCATTTCCATGGATAATGAGTATGGAAAAGGCGTTATCCTGGCGATGACCAATGCCTTGGAAGAGAAGACCATTCATGTTCTCCTTCAAAGCAGAATCCACCCGCTTGCTAGAGATCAACAAATTGTTTCAGAGCTTAAGAGGTTGAAGGAGATGAAGAATAGGGTTTTTATAGTGCATATGTTTCCTGATCTTGCCTCTCGGCTATTTGTCAAGGCAGAAGAGATCGGCATGATGAGCGAGGGATACGTTTGGATCATAACCGATGGCATAGCCAATTCTTTGAATTTGATTGATCAAAGGGTCATTAACTCAATGCAAGGGGTGCTTGGTGTAAGGCCACATGTCCCAAGCATCAAAAGGCTTGAAGATTTCATTAGTCGTTGGAAGCAAAACTACCGAGGGGAGAAATTTGTGGACTCTGATATAAACATCTTTGGTTTTTGGGCTTATGACGCCGCCACTGCACTGGCAATGGCAGTTGAGAAAGTCGGGCCGGTGGACTTGGCTTTCCAAAAACCCGACCTCAGTTTAAATTCAACTGACCTCGAAACTATTGGAATCTCTCAAAGGGGTAAGGATCTTTGCGAAGCTCTATCCAGTGTTAGATTCAGAGGCCTAAGTGGAGATTTCCATCTTGTCAACGGGCAACTGAGTAATCAATCGTCTGCTTTTGAGTATGTAAATGTGATTGGAACTGGCCAAAGGGAGAGAACAATTGGATTTTGGACACAGGAGAGTGGAATTACAAGGAAACTGGAGGGGAATCACTCTACATCCAAGGCCAATTTTAGAGCAATTATATGGCCAGGTGATACCGTGGAAGATCCGCAAGATCTGGTGCCTATAAACCATGGTAATGCGCATGCACTGAGAATTGCAGTCCCCGTGAAGGATGGTGTCAGTGACTTTGTAATGGTGGCCAAAGACCCAAACACTAACAGAATTACTCGCTCTGGGTTCAGCATTATGGTCTTTGAAGCTGCAATGGCAGAATTGCCTCATAAGGTTTCTTTTAATTATGTGGATGTGCCCTTTAAAACTGATGGAAAGAGTGTTGGTGGTATGGATGCCTTGTTGCATGGAGTTGTTAATGGG AATTATGATGCTGCCGTTGCAGATATTACGATTACAGTGAACAGGTCCCTTTATGTGGAATTTACACTGCCCTACACTGAATCCGGGATAAAAATGATTGTGCCTTTCAAAGACAAGAAGTACAAGAACGCATGGGTGTTCTTGAAGCCACTGACTTGGGACCTCTGGGTTGCAAGCGTTTGTTTCTTCGTCTTCATTGGGTTTGTGATTTGGATTCTTGAACATCAAATCAATGAAGATTTCAACGGCCCTAGCCTCCGTCAAGTCGGCACCAGCTTCTGGTTCTCCTTCTCCGCAATGACGATTGCTCACA AAGAGAAATTGGTTAGTAACTTGGCTAGGTTTGTGGTGATGGTGTGGTGCTTGGTGGTGGTGATTCTGATCCAAAGCTACACAGCCAGCTTGACATCCATGCTTACAGTTCAGCAGCTCGAGCCTACTGTCTCCAACTATCGAGATCtcatactccacaacaaaactGTGGGCTACCCAAAGGGCTCATTCGTTAAGGAGCGCTTGAAACAGATGAGCTTCAGTGATTCTCAGCTTCTGATGTACAAGTCCATGGAAGACTTGTTTACTGCTTTTCAAAACCGTAGTATTGACGCTGCTTTTGATGAAATCCCTTACCTCAATCCGTTTGTCGAAAGGCACTGCTCTAAGTACACCATGGTTGGCTCAACTTTCAAGACCGCCGGCGGCTTTGGCTTc GCATTCCCAAAAGGGTCCCGTTTGGCGTCTGATGTATCAACAGCAATCATGAAGCTGATGGAAGAAGGGAAAATGATGAAGATCGAATCAGCAGCATGGCCGAAGCTAAAAGACTGCCCAGACTCAATGGTGTCTTCCAGCAGCCTAACATTTGGTAGCTTTTGGGGGCTCTTCACCATAGTAGGAGTGGCATCTTCGTTTGCTCTCCTTATATTTGTGGCAATGCTAATGTACGAGCATAGGGGCCGTCTTCTTAAGCTTGGAAATGGGAGCTTTGTGGAGGAAGGAGAGCGAGCacgatga